Proteins co-encoded in one Cytophaga hutchinsonii ATCC 33406 genomic window:
- the fbp gene encoding class 1 fructose-bisphosphatase, producing the protein MERNLSTVKTLVQFITESQKHVFGASGDLSKILNDIAVAAKIINREVNKAGLLDILGMEGGMNVQNEEVKKLDVYANDQFISALRSGGQCCAIASEENTDIIPIENNGHSKSNYVVLIDPLDGSSNIDVNVAIGSIFSIYRRVSESGPGETVDCMQVGNKQVAAGYIIYGSSTMMVYTTGDGVNGFTLDPSIGEFCLSHPNLKIPEDGFIYSVNEGNYADFPREIQEYIYYCKTPDFETSRPYSSRYIGSMVADFHRNLIKGGIFMYPATAKYPLGKLRLMYECNPLAFIVEQAGGKAIDGEGRILDIEPTNIHQRTGIIIGSKNMVEKVEAFIQMNVGLNVYRLK; encoded by the coding sequence ATGGAACGCAATTTATCAACTGTAAAAACCTTAGTTCAATTTATTACTGAAAGTCAAAAGCATGTATTTGGTGCATCAGGTGATTTGTCCAAAATACTAAATGACATTGCTGTTGCAGCTAAAATCATCAATCGTGAAGTTAATAAAGCTGGACTGCTTGATATTTTAGGAATGGAAGGGGGAATGAATGTGCAGAATGAAGAAGTGAAAAAATTGGATGTGTATGCAAATGATCAATTTATCTCAGCTCTTCGATCTGGGGGGCAATGTTGTGCTATTGCTTCGGAAGAAAATACAGATATAATTCCGATCGAAAATAATGGCCATTCAAAATCAAATTATGTTGTACTTATAGATCCTTTAGATGGATCTTCAAATATTGATGTGAATGTAGCAATAGGTAGTATTTTTTCAATTTATCGTAGAGTTTCTGAATCTGGTCCAGGAGAGACTGTTGATTGTATGCAAGTAGGTAATAAGCAAGTTGCTGCAGGATACATTATTTATGGCTCATCTACGATGATGGTGTATACTACGGGTGATGGAGTGAATGGATTTACATTGGATCCTTCAATCGGAGAGTTTTGTTTATCACACCCCAACTTGAAAATCCCGGAAGATGGTTTTATTTATTCTGTTAATGAAGGTAACTACGCAGATTTTCCTCGCGAAATACAAGAATATATTTACTATTGTAAAACACCTGATTTTGAAACAAGCCGTCCATATTCATCAAGATACATAGGATCTATGGTTGCAGATTTTCATAGAAATTTAATTAAAGGGGGAATTTTTATGTATCCGGCAACGGCTAAATATCCATTAGGTAAATTACGTTTGATGTATGAATGCAATCCGTTGGCATTTATTGTAGAACAGGCTGGCGGGAAGGCTATCGATGGTGAAGGTAGAATTTTAGATATTGAACCTACAAACATTCATCAACGCACAGGCATCATCATCGGTTCAAAAAATATGGTTGAAAAAGTAGAAGCCTTTATACAAATGAATGTCGGACTGAATGTGTATCGGCTAAAATAG
- a CDS encoding glycosyltransferase family 4 protein, producing MKKIICIHLLNDYSGSPLVLSQSIKGLIDNGHDVDVYTNKNSEGFLTNIPGANYFYFNYSWGKSKVQTLLYFVFSQLFLFIRLLKYRNKDVVIYVNTILPFGAALAGKFMNKKVVYHIHETSIKPALFKSFLFKVVQFTASNLIYVSAYLRNNESIEGIKSHTVYNALSEDFVSKAVIAIDQKVVTKNVLMLCSLKKYKGVDVYIQLARLLPSYSFTLVLNSKITEINEYLKDSVLSPNLIIHSAQKDVHSFFKEADLVLNLSLTDEWIETFGMTVLEAMSYGIPVIVPPVGGIAELVTDEFNGLKIDSKNVELISNQIDRMFTNKSFYNYLSFNARKRASDFTNENFIKRIIGVIQSN from the coding sequence ATGAAAAAAATAATTTGTATCCATCTGTTGAATGACTATAGCGGTAGTCCATTGGTATTATCCCAATCTATAAAAGGATTGATTGATAATGGGCATGATGTAGATGTATATACCAATAAAAATTCCGAAGGTTTTTTAACGAATATCCCAGGGGCAAATTATTTTTATTTTAATTACAGTTGGGGCAAATCCAAAGTACAAACACTGCTTTATTTTGTATTTAGTCAGCTTTTTTTATTTATTCGTTTATTAAAATATCGAAACAAAGATGTTGTAATTTATGTAAATACAATCTTGCCATTTGGTGCTGCTTTGGCTGGAAAGTTCATGAATAAAAAAGTTGTTTATCATATTCACGAAACTTCTATTAAACCGGCATTATTTAAATCCTTTTTATTTAAAGTTGTTCAATTCACCGCTTCAAACTTAATTTATGTTTCAGCCTATTTAAGAAACAATGAATCTATTGAAGGTATTAAAAGTCATACGGTTTATAATGCTTTGTCAGAAGATTTTGTTTCGAAAGCAGTCATAGCAATAGATCAGAAAGTTGTTACCAAAAATGTATTAATGCTTTGCTCACTTAAGAAATACAAAGGCGTTGATGTATACATACAATTGGCACGATTGCTTCCATCGTACTCATTTACATTAGTGCTTAATTCTAAGATAACTGAGATCAATGAATACTTAAAAGATTCGGTTTTAAGTCCCAACTTGATTATTCATTCAGCGCAAAAAGATGTTCATTCATTTTTTAAAGAAGCTGATTTAGTTTTAAATCTTTCTTTAACCGATGAATGGATAGAGACTTTTGGAATGACTGTGTTAGAAGCTATGAGTTATGGAATACCTGTAATTGTTCCACCTGTTGGGGGTATTGCTGAATTGGTGACAGATGAATTTAATGGGTTAAAAATAGATTCTAAGAATGTTGAATTGATTTCGAATCAAATTGATCGAATGTTTACGAATAAAAGTTTTTATAATTATTTGTCTTTTAATGCCAGAAAAAGGGCAAGTGATTTTACTAATGAAAATTTTATAAAGAGAATTATTGGAGTGATACAATCAAATTGA
- a CDS encoding acyltransferase yields the protein MKRIIEKLIQFRNPVFKFDSNVSSYVLLILFCDKAISVLRGLKILLYFKRPKLLMLGRSVRFMYAQNIVIGKFVKLDDGVYLSGLGKGKLTLANNVSIGAYSRIIVSTSLNNIGEYIHIGNNVGIGEFAYLGGGGGLEIGDDCIIGQYLSCHPENHNYDSVDTLIRHQGVSRQGIVIGKNCWIGSKVTILDGVHIGNNCVIAAGAVVTKSVPDNSVVGGVPARVLKSRISDK from the coding sequence ATGAAACGTATCATTGAAAAACTCATTCAATTTAGAAATCCTGTTTTTAAATTTGATTCTAACGTAAGCTCATATGTTTTGTTAATACTTTTTTGTGATAAAGCAATTTCGGTGTTAAGAGGTTTGAAAATACTGTTGTATTTTAAACGCCCTAAATTATTGATGCTTGGTAGATCTGTTCGATTTATGTATGCTCAAAATATTGTCATCGGAAAATTTGTTAAACTGGATGATGGGGTTTATTTAAGCGGATTGGGAAAAGGTAAGTTGACTTTAGCAAATAATGTGAGTATTGGTGCCTATAGTAGAATTATTGTATCAACTAGTTTAAATAATATTGGGGAATATATTCATATCGGAAATAATGTTGGTATTGGAGAGTTTGCTTATTTAGGCGGTGGTGGCGGCTTAGAGATTGGTGATGATTGTATCATAGGACAATACTTAAGTTGCCATCCGGAAAATCATAATTATGATTCTGTTGATACGTTAATCCGTCACCAGGGAGTAAGCAGGCAAGGAATTGTTATAGGGAAAAATTGTTGGATCGGTTCTAAGGTGACTATTTTAGATGGTGTCCATATAGGAAATAATTGTGTGATTGCTGCAGGTGCTGTTGTAACCAAGTCTGTTCCGGACAATTCAGTTGTTGGCGGAGTTCCTGCACGGGTGTTAAAAAGTAGAATATCTGATAAGTAA
- a CDS encoding DUF1972 domain-containing protein, which produces MKKVAIIGTAGVPARYGGFETLAHQLVTNLNDEFKLHVYCSNSYYKKEERVKYWNKARLFYVPLNANGLQSIFYDIVTIIHALFYADALIVLGVSGGIMIPFIKFFTNKKIIVNIDGLEWKRDKWNYFIRKYLKLSEYLAVKFSDADITDNAAIKKYTALNYKTLSYLIEYGADHTQAVEIEGEDFIKYPFLGNSYAFKVCRIEPENNVHVVLSAFSQMPKHKLVMVGNWNVSEYGKQLKEKYQNSANILLLDPIYHQRTIDLLRSNCSIYVHGHSAGGTNPSLVEAMFLGNAVIAFNVSYNIATTENKAIYFKDEAELISVVTKLTQDQIKANAIRMKEIADRRYTWKEIASKYANLVYGFDYRYVKKSIHSSVKVVNEKYLLKSGAAHLNNTKMFFE; this is translated from the coding sequence ATGAAAAAAGTAGCTATAATTGGAACTGCAGGAGTACCTGCTCGCTATGGAGGTTTTGAAACGTTAGCACATCAATTAGTAACAAATCTGAATGATGAATTCAAACTTCATGTGTATTGCAGCAACTCGTATTATAAAAAAGAAGAACGTGTTAAGTATTGGAATAAAGCGAGGCTTTTTTATGTTCCATTAAATGCAAATGGCCTGCAAAGTATTTTTTATGATATCGTAACGATTATTCATGCACTTTTCTATGCAGATGCTTTAATTGTTTTGGGTGTTTCGGGTGGTATCATGATTCCATTTATAAAGTTTTTTACAAACAAAAAAATCATTGTAAATATTGATGGCTTAGAATGGAAGCGTGATAAATGGAATTACTTTATTCGTAAGTATTTAAAATTGTCGGAGTATCTGGCGGTTAAATTTTCCGATGCAGATATAACAGATAATGCTGCTATAAAAAAATACACAGCCCTTAATTATAAAACGCTTAGTTATTTAATTGAATATGGAGCAGATCATACTCAAGCTGTAGAAATTGAAGGAGAAGATTTTATTAAATATCCATTTTTGGGTAATTCGTATGCATTTAAAGTTTGTCGCATAGAACCTGAGAATAATGTTCATGTAGTATTATCAGCTTTTTCTCAAATGCCGAAGCATAAATTGGTAATGGTTGGAAATTGGAATGTAAGCGAATATGGAAAGCAATTAAAAGAGAAATATCAAAATTCTGCAAATATCCTTCTTCTTGATCCTATTTATCATCAGCGGACAATAGACTTATTGAGATCAAACTGTTCAATATATGTTCATGGACATAGTGCTGGAGGCACGAATCCAAGCCTTGTGGAGGCCATGTTTCTTGGTAATGCGGTAATTGCATTTAACGTTTCTTATAACATTGCCACAACAGAAAATAAGGCTATTTATTTTAAAGACGAAGCTGAGTTAATTTCTGTTGTAACGAAACTTACACAAGATCAAATTAAAGCAAATGCAATACGTATGAAAGAAATTGCCGATCGGCGATATACATGGAAAGAAATTGCATCTAAATACGCCAATCTCGTTTATGGATTTGATTATAGATATGTTAAAAAATCTATTCACTCAAGTGTTAAAGTAGTTAATGAAAAGTACCTACTTAAAAGTGGAGCAGCACATTTAAATAATACTAAAATGTTTTTTGAATAA
- a CDS encoding glycosyltransferase, producing MKTILATAYAINPYKGSEDGTGWNLVGQIARFNKVVVVTRENNQESIEKYLSEYPDSIHKNIKFLYFDLPYWMRFWKKGERGAMLYFYLWQFFMPYFIKKSNVHFDILHNLNFHNDWTPTFLWKLNKPLVWGPIGHHPKAPSEYVYKPYGRIEYLKSRILWVVKNLFWKCDPFLGIALKKADKIICMNSGVEKVHKIPAGKVVRMCAVSSDSNATCVLNDSSMFSILSVGRLVPLKGFDITLKAFHVFFNTLSGEQKKCVQLHLVGKGPLLNFLKNEIKVLGLENAVLITEWVEKEKMKDIYTNASVFLFPSHEGAGMVVPEALSYGLPVICFDNEGPGEFIDSSCGLKVPYSNYSNSVEAFSKQLGLLFQDSNLYRDLSIGALKTFNSTFDWNIKGDILRDVYNSLKN from the coding sequence ATGAAAACCATTCTGGCAACAGCTTATGCAATCAATCCATACAAAGGTTCAGAAGATGGAACAGGGTGGAATCTTGTTGGCCAGATTGCACGGTTCAATAAAGTTGTTGTTGTCACGAGAGAAAATAATCAAGAGTCAATAGAAAAATATTTGAGTGAATATCCTGATTCAATTCATAAGAATATAAAATTTTTGTATTTCGACTTACCATATTGGATGCGTTTCTGGAAGAAAGGGGAAAGAGGTGCCATGCTTTATTTTTATCTGTGGCAGTTTTTTATGCCATACTTTATAAAAAAATCTAACGTTCATTTTGACATTCTTCATAATCTGAATTTTCATAACGACTGGACACCAACCTTTTTATGGAAACTCAATAAACCATTGGTATGGGGACCAATAGGCCATCATCCCAAAGCACCGTCAGAGTATGTTTATAAGCCTTATGGAAGGATTGAATATTTAAAGAGCAGAATTTTATGGGTTGTGAAAAATCTATTTTGGAAATGTGATCCCTTTCTGGGTATTGCATTAAAAAAGGCTGACAAAATCATTTGTATGAATAGTGGTGTTGAGAAAGTTCATAAAATACCAGCAGGAAAAGTGGTACGAATGTGTGCAGTAAGTTCAGATTCGAATGCCACATGTGTACTTAATGATTCAAGTATGTTTTCTATTTTATCTGTCGGCAGGCTTGTTCCTTTAAAAGGGTTCGATATAACTTTGAAGGCTTTTCATGTATTCTTTAATACATTATCCGGTGAACAAAAAAAGTGTGTTCAGCTTCATTTGGTTGGAAAAGGACCTTTGTTGAATTTCTTAAAAAATGAAATTAAGGTTTTAGGTTTAGAAAATGCTGTGTTGATTACGGAGTGGGTAGAGAAAGAAAAAATGAAAGATATTTATACCAATGCATCTGTATTTCTTTTCCCCTCACATGAAGGCGCAGGTATGGTTGTGCCAGAAGCACTCTCTTATGGTTTACCTGTAATTTGTTTCGATAATGAGGGGCCCGGTGAATTCATCGATTCAAGCTGTGGCTTAAAAGTGCCCTACTCAAATTATTCAAATTCAGTTGAAGCGTTTTCAAAACAATTAGGTTTGCTTTTTCAGGATAGTAACTTATATAGAGATTTATCTATTGGCGCTTTAAAAACGTTTAATTCTACTTTCGATTGGAACATCAAAGGAGATATTTTAAGGGATGTGTATAATTCATTAAAGAATTAA
- a CDS encoding PAS domain S-box protein, protein MEEIEFLKKSLQEEIISRKQLEIELEKNKLEIEKLKKKFSNSHKEILENYIRKEQDLLSNSSRLSSLIVNLDSAILLEDENRKIVLVNQKFCDIFGIPLSPQELIGTDCSNSAQQSKIKFKNPDQFISRIEELLENKKKVLSDELQLIDGKILKRDFIPVYHNNEYLGHLWNYEDLTNYINVKKKIESLSRFPKESPNPILRCSADGMVIYANAAAKPFVSVLSTTKYNSNNNVTYDSLVSNVKASFKTRMLLKNEIRIKDRTYNVSYVPVEHEDYVNIYATDITSTKESEEKIYLLKELLNQLDEFIQVIDKEGNFVFINESSANRFQRTIEEFETLNIKNIVPSFYNNMTWEEQFDFFKQKQNFLLESTHTKPDKTSYPIESSVKYTTVHEKEYIISFSKDISERKRTEQALQDQKQFYEDILNNIPSDIAVFNTNYQYLYVNPAAIKDEETRKWIIGKTDLDYCRYRGKDDSLAIMRRKNHDILHEFKKPIEWEDVFTDKDGNVSYVLRKFHPVLDENDNIKIIIGNGINITEIKQVQEKLAKSEELYRLVIHAANDGIWDWDIASGSLYLSERWKSMLGYTDETLANHISSWEKTMHPDDLSIAKEILQNHFEKRKPYNYTLRYLHVDGSIRWIMCRGFAIRNRKGEPYRMVGSCTDVTDTQIAEEKLKENEEKLQAIFNHSHDAKFLVDPCTNKIIEFNKRTLELFETDKPDTLYTIPLTSLRKYPLTDAELADTQNQFKQLGYWNQEVLYITQKKNEFWGNIVAKTIFINKKEVILVRITDISENKKIEQELIKAKQIAEESTKAKEMFLANMSHEIRTPMNGILGMAELISRTSLDVTQKKHVQLIKNSADNLLIIINDILDIAKIESGKLTIEQIPFDICEVIKSAIQTLTYKAEEKGIDLIIHPIKLDHRVVIGDPFRLTQALLNLINNAIKFTENGSVEISGRIPHSSSTDITFEFTVKDTGIGIPQEKLDSIFEGFTQASPDTSRKYGGTGLGLTISKNLIQMQGGNIWVESVVGKGSKFIFSITYKKGDLLDVSPNNKNKINLYQLHDLKVLLAEDNEVNQYFAKTLMDEIGVKVDVANNGIEAFQFFEQNEYDIILMDIQMPYMGGIETTSKIRSHANKTKAKIPIIALTANALVGDSEKYIEAGMSDYISKPFDRETLFRKLQLHAGSNKNIFQDAKNIHLFQSDTNDAYLPNYSHLEKNFQNNTVFLKKIFTLFIESTPEIVNELKLFSEGKDYEKLQATAHKLKASVDAFKIVALHQTIRNIEKFAANKTNLDEIPDLVKSTDDILKIAQEDITKKLKQIE, encoded by the coding sequence ATGGAAGAAATTGAATTTTTAAAAAAATCGCTCCAAGAGGAGATAATATCTAGGAAACAGCTTGAAATAGAGCTTGAGAAAAACAAGTTAGAAATAGAAAAACTGAAGAAGAAGTTTAGTAATTCACATAAAGAAATATTAGAGAATTATATAAGAAAAGAACAAGACTTATTATCCAATTCGTCTCGCTTGTCTTCTTTAATTGTGAACCTTGATTCTGCAATTTTATTAGAGGATGAAAACCGAAAAATTGTTTTAGTAAATCAAAAGTTTTGTGACATTTTTGGTATTCCACTATCACCTCAGGAATTGATTGGAACAGACTGCTCCAATTCTGCACAACAATCAAAAATAAAATTTAAAAATCCTGACCAATTCATCTCTAGAATTGAAGAGTTACTAGAAAATAAAAAAAAAGTACTTTCTGATGAGCTTCAATTAATTGATGGAAAAATATTAAAACGAGACTTCATACCTGTTTACCATAATAATGAATATCTCGGACACTTATGGAATTATGAAGATCTAACGAATTACATTAATGTAAAAAAGAAAATTGAAAGTTTATCCCGTTTCCCGAAAGAAAGCCCAAACCCAATCCTCCGCTGCTCCGCTGATGGAATGGTAATTTATGCAAACGCTGCTGCAAAACCTTTCGTCTCTGTTTTATCAACTACAAAATACAATTCCAACAATAATGTCACTTATGATTCTCTCGTATCAAATGTAAAAGCAAGTTTTAAAACCCGGATGCTTTTAAAAAATGAAATCCGTATAAAAGATAGAACGTATAATGTTTCTTATGTTCCGGTAGAACATGAAGACTACGTTAATATCTATGCAACTGATATTACCAGCACGAAAGAATCTGAAGAAAAAATTTACTTGCTAAAAGAATTGCTAAATCAACTCGATGAATTTATCCAGGTAATTGACAAAGAAGGAAATTTTGTTTTTATTAATGAAAGCAGTGCGAATAGATTTCAACGAACAATTGAAGAATTTGAAACATTGAACATAAAAAATATTGTTCCTTCTTTTTACAACAATATGACCTGGGAAGAACAATTTGATTTTTTTAAACAAAAACAAAATTTTTTGCTTGAATCAACCCATACCAAACCTGATAAAACTTCTTATCCCATTGAATCAAGTGTTAAGTATACAACTGTTCATGAGAAAGAATACATCATTTCTTTCTCAAAAGACATTAGTGAAAGAAAACGCACTGAACAAGCACTGCAAGATCAGAAACAATTCTATGAAGATATTTTAAATAACATTCCGTCTGACATTGCTGTGTTTAACACAAATTACCAATATCTATATGTTAATCCTGCTGCAATTAAAGATGAGGAAACACGCAAATGGATTATTGGAAAGACAGATCTGGATTATTGCAGATATAGAGGAAAAGATGATTCCTTAGCGATCATGCGTCGAAAAAACCATGATATTCTTCATGAATTTAAAAAACCTATTGAGTGGGAAGATGTTTTTACCGATAAAGACGGAAATGTCAGTTATGTATTAAGAAAATTCCACCCTGTTTTGGATGAAAATGACAATATCAAAATTATCATTGGGAATGGAATAAACATAACTGAAATAAAACAAGTGCAAGAAAAACTTGCTAAGAGCGAAGAGTTGTATAGACTCGTTATTCATGCAGCAAACGATGGAATCTGGGATTGGGATATCGCTTCCGGAAGTTTATACCTCAGTGAGCGTTGGAAATCTATGCTAGGCTATACGGATGAAACATTAGCAAATCATATATCTTCCTGGGAAAAAACAATGCATCCGGATGATCTATCAATAGCAAAAGAAATTTTACAGAACCATTTCGAAAAACGAAAACCATATAACTATACATTAAGATATTTACATGTTGATGGTTCTATTCGTTGGATCATGTGCAGAGGTTTTGCAATTCGAAACAGAAAAGGAGAACCATATAGAATGGTTGGTAGCTGCACAGATGTGACAGATACACAAATAGCAGAAGAAAAATTAAAAGAAAATGAAGAAAAACTACAAGCAATTTTCAATCACTCTCATGATGCAAAATTTTTAGTTGATCCCTGCACAAATAAAATTATTGAGTTTAATAAACGAACTCTTGAACTATTTGAAACGGACAAACCTGATACATTATATACTATTCCTCTTACATCTCTTAGAAAATATCCACTAACTGACGCTGAATTGGCAGACACTCAGAACCAGTTTAAACAACTTGGATATTGGAATCAGGAAGTCCTTTATATAACACAAAAGAAAAATGAATTTTGGGGAAACATTGTTGCTAAAACAATATTTATTAATAAGAAAGAAGTAATTCTTGTCCGAATTACAGATATATCTGAAAACAAAAAAATTGAGCAGGAACTGATCAAAGCCAAGCAAATTGCTGAAGAATCAACAAAAGCGAAAGAAATGTTCTTAGCTAATATGAGTCATGAAATTCGTACTCCAATGAATGGTATACTTGGTATGGCTGAACTGATTTCGCGAACATCCTTAGATGTTACACAAAAGAAACATGTTCAGCTGATTAAAAATAGTGCGGATAATTTATTGATTATTATTAATGACATTTTAGATATAGCAAAAATTGAATCCGGAAAACTAACCATTGAACAAATTCCATTTGATATTTGTGAAGTAATAAAAAGTGCTATTCAGACCTTAACCTACAAAGCAGAAGAAAAAGGTATTGATTTGATTATACATCCAATTAAACTCGACCATAGAGTTGTTATTGGCGATCCATTCAGACTTACACAAGCACTTTTGAATTTAATTAACAATGCGATTAAATTTACCGAAAACGGTTCCGTAGAAATCAGTGGACGCATTCCGCATTCCAGTTCAACGGACATCACATTTGAATTTACCGTTAAAGATACGGGGATAGGTATACCTCAGGAAAAATTAGACAGCATTTTTGAAGGATTTACTCAAGCATCCCCTGATACATCCAGAAAATATGGAGGAACGGGACTTGGACTTACTATCAGTAAGAACTTAATTCAGATGCAAGGTGGTAACATTTGGGTTGAAAGCGTTGTTGGCAAAGGAAGTAAATTTATTTTTTCAATCACATATAAAAAAGGTGATCTGTTAGATGTCTCTCCAAACAATAAAAATAAAATTAACCTATATCAACTTCATGATTTAAAAGTATTATTAGCTGAAGACAATGAAGTCAATCAATATTTTGCAAAAACATTGATGGATGAAATTGGTGTAAAGGTAGATGTTGCTAATAATGGCATTGAAGCCTTTCAGTTCTTTGAACAAAATGAATATGACATTATTTTAATGGACATACAAATGCCGTATATGGGGGGTATTGAGACAACATCAAAAATCAGATCGCACGCAAATAAAACGAAAGCAAAAATTCCAATTATTGCTTTAACTGCAAATGCACTTGTTGGTGATTCTGAAAAATATATTGAAGCCGGAATGAGTGATTATATTTCTAAACCATTTGATCGGGAAACACTATTTAGAAAATTACAACTACATGCAGGTTCAAACAAAAATATCTTTCAAGATGCAAAGAACATCCATTTATTTCAATCCGATACCAATGACGCATATCTACCAAACTATAGTCATTTAGAAAAAAACTTTCAAAATAACACCGTTTTTCTCAAAAAAATATTTACGTTATTCATTGAATCAACACCAGAAATTGTAAACGAATTAAAATTATTTTCTGAAGGTAAGGATTATGAAAAACTACAAGCAACAGCACACAAGTTAAAAGCCAGCGTTGATGCATTCAAAATTGTAGCATTACATCAAACAATAAGAAATATCGAAAAATTCGCAGCAAACAAAACCAATCTGGATGAAATACCTGATTTAGTTAAATCTACAGATGATATACTTAAAATTGCTCAAGAAGATATCACAAAAAAATTAAAACAAATAGAATAA